ATGGGATATATCCAAGTATGCAGTTTTTGATACATGCTTCGATAGAGTATGGATTGTATATTGCCAAAAGGAGAAAGTAAGCAAAAGAAAATTTAAGAGCACTGGAAATCGCCTCTGAATAGTCGTTAAGCACATGCAAAGAGAAAACGATATTGGAAAGTACAGTCACAGTCCATAGGATCATCAGATGTTTTAGATTCATTCGTTGAGTTATGGCATGTATCCCCTGTTTTAATGCTTTCACAATACTCACCCTTCCCATTTTGTCTATTAGGGAAACTATGTCCTTCTTAATGAGCTTAACTCAATACTTAGGAATCCAAAGCACTAGTCTGTCATGTTGTGAAATTCCTCACAGACACTAGAGTTTGGCAAAATACGCCGTAAGATATGTCGATGCTATCCACAGGATGGCACTAATGGCAAATTTTGTATCTTTGTATATCATGGGCAGGCTGAAAAATACATACAATAACGCTATGGACCAGAAGTTTCTTATATCAGTTGCCCTACTAATGGAGCCAAGTACCCGTGAGAGGCTTTTTTTATCAGGCTTTCTCCCGGTAACGCAGTATCTAATAATAAACTCCACGATAGTTATCTCATAGAATACAAAAAAGATTCCGAACACAACTGTGATGATAATAATGCCTTCAATTTTCTCCGGGTCAAGCCCCCAGTTTAAAAAACAAAAAGTGGCATGGAGCAAATAGTAACTACCCACAATACGAGAAGTGCTAGTATGCCCCGACGAGAGATGTACCGTTCACTCTTCATAGCCCTCATCCTCCGAATAAGGATTTAAGAATCTGATCCAACCATCCGTTCATCGGTTTAACACTATCGGATATTATTTTCAATTGTCATTAGACACTCCTTCGCACAGGATAATGCTGTTCTCATGGTTATGTACAGATCAACGGTCCATAGGGGTACTAGCAATATCGCTAGTGGGTTCCGGGAGAGGATATACATAACAAATGCAAGCCAGGCATAGAATAATATTGGGGCACTGAGGTACTTTAGCTCTAAGCGCTGTTGTGTTGAGATTATGATTTCTTCAAGCTCTTTTTTTGAAACTTGATACCCGAGAATGCAATTTCTAATAATGAATCTCACGGCATCGAGGCTGTATAATCCCAGGATTAACAAATATGGGGTAGTCAGCTCAATAGAAGTGATTACACTGTGAGAAAAAAAGAATAGATAACCGAGAGTTGCCGATAACGTTACTGCAAGAGCCACCCCCACTTTATAAATTTGAAATCTATCTCTGCAGGTTAGTCCCATAGGAAATCACCCCTGATGCTCTGAAATTTTTGATAAGATGAAATTTTTTATGGGCTGTCCGCTAATGAAGCTCAATATTGCATCTCCTCCAGGTATCTTATCTATTACTGGGAACCACTTTGTGAGTTTACTAGAGACTTTGGGGCCTTCTATGAGTAATAACAAGTCTGCAGTGACGTCTGCATATACAATACCCTGATTGACGCTGAGGCGTAATGTACTCTCTGCAATTCCTTTCACTACTATTTTGCTGACTCCGTTAATCATGCCTTCCACCGTGTAGTCCAAGTACAACGTGGCGGTGGTTCCATCAACTCTGAGGAGCATTTGGCGATCTGTTGTGACGGTCCTGTCCTGTATTTGTATCGTTATGAATTCACCGGGTTTTACATCCTCGTTTACTGAGACTGTTGTATGATCTGGAACCGCCTCTTCTAAATCAGGTGGACTAACTGAAATTTCAGTGCTTAACTCTGTAATATGTACTGGCACATCGTTGACATTCCTGAATTTGAGTGTACATTCCAGTGATGAGACGTAGCTTCCCTGAGTATAAAGTCTGCTGGCTTTAAAGTTAAAGTTGAGACCACTGCAGGAGATTTCGGTCAGTTCTAGAGAATACTCGAGGGGTGAAACTCTAACACTGACACTGTCAGTTTTGGTTTTAATGTAATCTAAAAGGCCACTGATGTTTTTGATTTTCAATGTGATATTGTGATTCCCCACACTCACAGGCCAATCAAACTCATCTATAACCCTCGTCCTACCAACTAACAAGTAATTTCCGTTGGCATTCGTGTCAAATGAGTGTATTTCCTTGCCGTCCAAGTACACGCTTCCCCCAAGATACAGCAAGTCTATTGTGTCCCCACCCACATCCGGAAGAGCACTGCAGTATGATGCCATTACCTTTACATGCACTTTGCCTTCTCCCACCATCTCAGTCGGACTAACCTCCAGCCATGCAGTCCAGTATTCTCCCTCAGGACATGGATCACTCTCTGAGATAACACGAATTGTCCCGCTCCTTGAATCCTCCAGCTTCCCGTCTTCCCAGGCCTCGATCCTCCAGTCGTGCTCTCCAGCCTGAGCGGTCCATGTTAATGTGACTATCATAGAATCTCCACCATGAAGAGTAACAGTCCTGCTTGATTTTTCAACCCCATCGATGAAAAGCTTTACCGTTACGGTTCTGGACGTTGAGGTGGGATTCTTGAGGCTCACATCGAATTCCACACTATCCCCCTCAGTAGGATTATTTGGTGAAAAATCAACGTTCATACTTATAGTTTCTGAATTCACCGTAACGCTCTTCTTGACACTCTTGGAGTTCCCGTCCCATTTGATTGACGCGCTGGCAACGTAAGTGCCAGCTTCCTCGTAAGTTACCGTCTTCTTAATAATGGTAACCTCTTCATTTGCCGGAACATCGACCGTTCCTGAATACTTCCACGAACCCGAATCGGAATAAGGAATGACGACGGAGTAATCCACTCCATTCAGTGCCACATTGTTCTTATTCTCGACTACGACCTTGTAAGTTACACTGTCCCCTTCCGTAATGTCATCACTGGACGTTTCTATCTTAATCCCGACCAAGTTCCAGTCCACTGACGAGCTGAGGTCAAAGGTTGCGGAGTACTGCTCTGTGATCGTTCTAGCACTGCAGCTTGATAATATGGGTGCATCTTCTCTAGAACCAAGTGGGGATTTATCACATTCTGGGGTGTACGTTATCTCGATTTCCCCCGTCGCGGTTAACTTTCCGTTTTCGTTTCTAATAGACGTACTGAAGGTTTTGCTCTCCCAATTATAATCAATGTATGGATCAATCTGCGAGATGGTTTCTGAGTCAGAACGGCCCGTTGAATAGTCATGGAGATTAATCTTAACATTTTTGACAGCGTTGTTTTCCGTGTGCATGTGGACGATAACACGGTAATTAACGTAGTTTGGACCGCTTGTTAGTGGTTTTACCTCGATGTCATCAACCTTCAGTATGCCCTCTAAGGAACCCGGATCCGAGGCAATTTTCATTATCTCATCTGCCGGAATGACGGGGATCTGGTTTGAAGAGGACTCCGTAGGAGTAAGCGTTCCACCATCAACGCCCTTGATGGAGTTTTTGAGAGGTTCCGGATTTATCGGGTCGATCGGGGTTATAGGGTCACTTGGGGGCAATTTCTTGTAGTCTGGGTTGGTTATGACCTCGCGGGATACAACGGTGACCTCGAGGGCGTCCTTAAGCTCCGCCACCTTCTGATTGAGCATCTTCGGGAGTTTAGGGTTATTGTTGCCCTGCTTCATCGCATTCACAAGCACCAGTACGTCGGAAGTTAGTTTGTACGCCTCCAGAGCGCCCGGCCAATAATACGTCGTAAGGTTTATTTCAAATCCATCTCGGTCAAAATGTTCCTGCTCAATTCTGAATGCCATCGATCCATCATGGCCCCAAAGGACTCCCCTCAGGTTTCCGGTCGTGATTGTTATGCTCTCACCGTTGAAGAACGCCAGCTCCACCTGCTTTGGACTGTTCGAGGAGTAAGTTATGAGTTCGTACATCGACTCTCTCAGCGGAATGATGGAGTCCCTCATTCTCTTGTAGTCACCTTCAACGTATGAGCGGTAGAACTCAACCCACCCCCTCAGTAACAGTGGGTGTATTAAAGTTCTGTTGTCCCCTCCAGTGATTCCGGTGGGCTGGGTCCATTTCCATTTTTCTAGTGTCCAGGTTTCGTACTCGTTGTACTTGAAGGCAACATCAATGAAGGCCATGGAAAACTCCTCGAGAAAGGCCGTCATGTTGAAGTCCTCGTTAATCTCGTCTGCATTTCTAACAATGTACTCTTCCAAAGCTTGAATCTGCTCGTCACTCCAGCCTTGAGCCTTCAAAGCCTCTACAGTCTCCTGGGGGAGGCCATTCCGGCTGATGTTCCGAGCCATTTCCCTTAACTCTTCGGCAGTGTAGTACGTCTTTACACCAGAAGCCTTCAGTTCCTCCAGAGCCTGCCAGATTAAGGCTGAAATATTGGCGGCATTTTCAGCACCAAGGCGAGAGTTTTGAATCAACTCCTGGGCGAGGGTGGTGTTCCTGGTGGCGTTGAACTGAACCACGAGTTCGGCTTCCTTGTTGAGTATCTCCCAGAATTTCTCGTACGGGTCGTTCTGGGTTTCGAGGCTGGTGGCTTGGGCTGTACTTCCCGCCGCCGTCACCATCGACCCCAGCAGGAGGATTACCAACAGTACTCCTACCGCCCTCCTCATCGAGATTTCACCGCAGTACTAACTAAAGTTAGAACTTAAAGGACTTTCCTATACACATTTTGCACACCACTAAAAATAGTACGCAAAAAACGGAAAATCACAGGCTCGTCAGAAGCTCTATCAACCCCTGCTTCGTTGGAACCTTCGCGAACTTCTCCGGGTTCTTGACCTTGAGGAGGAGGGGAACCTCGCCGAAGAGCCTCAGCACCTTTCCAAAGGGTATGTTGCCCTCCCCCGGCAGGAGGTGAAGGTCGCCGACACCGTAGGCGAGGGCATCTTCGGGCTCAACCTGCGGGAAGAGCTTTCCGAAGTTGTCGTGTATCATGAGGATTATCGTCTTGTCAGTGCCAAGCTTCACATCTTCCAGCAGCTTGTCCGCGTCGCCCTGGGCGCTGAGGAAGGCGTGGGCCACGTCGAGGGCAAAGCCGACGTTCTCCCTGTTCACGTTCTCGACGACGTAGAGGGTGTCCTTGACGCTGAAGGTGTTCTCGAGGGCTATCTTTATGTCAAAGGGGTGAACCATGTCGGCAAGCTGTTGAATGGCCTCTATTTCAAGGTCCAACCTTCCAGTTCTACCGCTCTGCATGACTATTACCTTGGCGCCGAGCTTTATGGCAACGTCCGCTATTGCCCTCGCGACGCGGAAGTGCCTGGTGTAGTAGATGTGGTCGCGCAGATTGACGGAGGTCGGCATTCTTACGATGTAGTCTATGCCAACGCCCCTGAGCGTGGTCTCGACGTTCCGGAGCTTCTTCTCAACCACGACGCCGTTCTTTATGAGGCCTAAGGTGTGGGGGAATATCGAGACGAAGTCGTAGTTCTTTATCTTGACGTCCGCCAGAACTGAGGCGAGGGTCTTGTCCTTCGTGACGAAGTGCGGGTAAACTGTCACTCCTATCTCCATGATATCACCTAAGAGGAGAGTAGAGTGCCGGATATAAAAGCTTAGCGAGGGCAGGGTTTAAAAGTCCCGGCCCAAAATTTCTCCGGGTGAGGGAATGAGGGAAAACATATGGAAGTACGTTTCGGCAGTTCTCGTCCTCCTGCTGGCAGTCTCAAGCGTGGCGGTCGTTCTGTTGTACATGCAGGCCTCCGAGCTGAAGTCGTACACGCCGTCAAACGTAACCCCCGTCGTCGTGGAGACGTCTCTCAACTCCACATGCAACGAGACCTCCTACCTGCTTCAGATAGACGAACTCCAGCGCCAGGTCGAGTTTCTGAAGGCACAGCTGAGGGAGCTTAACCGGCCGGAGGGGAACACGACCATCGCCGTGGTTCCTATATTCGGGCTGATAGACGACTACACGGCCCTCCAGGTGGTGCCCCTTCTGAGGAAGGTAGCCGAGAATGACTCTATAGGCGGTGTGGTTCTCTGGATAGAGAGCCCCGGCGGCTACATAGGGCCTGTCAGGGAAATATACTCCACGGTCAAGAAGCTTAACCTCATCAAGCCGGTCGTTGCTTACACCGGCGGCATAGCGGCTTCTGGCGGCTACTACATAGCTGTTGCCGCCGAGAAGATAGTCGCCGATCCCCTGGCAGAGGTCGGGAGCATTGGGGTTATCTACGTCCACTACGACCTCCAGAAGAACTACGAGATGAACGGCATAAAGGTGGACGTGTTCAAAACGGGGCCTTACAAGGACATGGGAGCCGAGTGGCGCGGTTTGAGCGACGACGAGCGCGAGATGATCGCGGACAGCATAGACACATACTTCCAGGCCTTCCTTCAGGTCGTGAGCGACGGCAGGGGAATGCCGCTCAACGAGACCCGGCTTTACGCTACCGGGAGAACGTGGTTCGCGATGAACGTTACCGGCTCGCTGGTGGACGAGACCGGCGACATCGATAGAGCTATTGCCGTCCTCTCCGAGGAGCTCAACGTGACCAAACCACGCGTGGTTATTTATGGGAGCGGAGGGGCTTCTAACTTTGGGATCTTTGGAAGCACCGCCCTCCTGCTCGATCCTCGATACGTGAACGCTTACCTAAAGCCCTGAGGGGGTGATAGCGTGCTCTGCGAGGAGAGGCTGGAGGTGTTTGAGAACGGTTTCGAGGACGGGAGATTCAAGCTGAGGGTGGAGTTCTACGGAGGTGATGCTAGAAGGCTTCTCCTCGCCGTAATACGGGAGCTGTATCTGTCGGACTACGGGGAGGACTACGTGTACCCCTTCGAGTGCGCCAAGGAGTTCTGGGGCATCTATATGGACCCTTCCGAGATAGCCGCCGGGGACTTCAGGCCGAACCCCATAAAGTTCCTCAACAGGGCCGTCCTCGACAGGCTGGAAAAAGCTCTGAGGGAAACGAAGGCCCCTGAAGAAATCGTTGAGAGCATAAACCTCGAGAGGGCAGAGGTTCACAAGCTCAAGAAAGGTTTATTAGCCTTGGGAAAGAACTTCCTCCTCGACGAGAGAGGATACCTGATAATCTTCAGCAAGCCCAGCGCGCGGGAGCTGATACTGAAGTACCTGGGGATGCTCGATGGAGATTGAGGCCGCCGTCTGGATAGTGATTTCAGTTCTCGTCCTCTACCTCGTGTGGGAGACGGTTAGCCCTATCCTTTCGCCCCTTATCCTTGCAGTTACCCTCGCATACATTCTCTATCCCTTCCACGAAAGGCTGGCGAGACGGGTCGGTAACAGGATTTCTGCCTTTACCATAACCGGGGTTCTAACAGTTCTGACCTTCCTCTTCATCATCGGCTTTGCCCTCTGGATAAACGACGTCAAGCAGTCCCTGGCGTACTACATCAACGCCTTCTTCCAGTGGCTCCTCGATTTCCACCTGCCCCTCGCTCTCTACGAGCTTATCCAGCGCCTGGCTGAGGACATACCGAGGCGCTTCGAGGAGTACGTCCTCGGATACACCTATTCCCTGCCCAAGCTTTCCCTCCAGGCCATCGTCATGGTCTTCGCCTTCTACGGAATCCTCGTCAATACCCGGGCAATAAGGGAGGAGGTCTACGCTTTACTCCCCAGGGACAACCGGGAGCTTGCCATCAAACTCCTGGAGAGCGCTGGGAGGACGCTCCACAGCATTCTGAGGGGCTGGCTTGCCGTGAGCGTCCTCAAGGGCGCGGCCATAGCGGTGGGGTTCTACATCTTTGCCGTGGCAGATGCCGGCGGGGCCATAGCGGTGGGTATATTTACGATAATCTTCGAGCTCCTTCCGGTCCTGGGTGGCTGGATAACCTGGCTGGCCGGCTCTGTCTATCTCTTCACTATCGGAAACTGGATCTCGGCGGTGGGTCTTGCCATTTATGGTGCGGCATTCGTGTCCCCCCTCCCCGATTACCTCCTGAGGTCACGGCTGGGGGAAAGAGAAACTGGTGTCAATGCGCTGATAAGTCTCGTCGGCATCTTCGGGGGCTACATAGCCTTTGGCTTCGTGGGGATAATAATCGGACCCGTTGCCCTTTCGCTCCTCAGCACCCTCC
This Thermococcus cleftensis DNA region includes the following protein-coding sequences:
- a CDS encoding COG1470 family protein codes for the protein MRRAVGVLLVILLLGSMVTAAGSTAQATSLETQNDPYEKFWEILNKEAELVVQFNATRNTTLAQELIQNSRLGAENAANISALIWQALEELKASGVKTYYTAEELREMARNISRNGLPQETVEALKAQGWSDEQIQALEEYIVRNADEINEDFNMTAFLEEFSMAFIDVAFKYNEYETWTLEKWKWTQPTGITGGDNRTLIHPLLLRGWVEFYRSYVEGDYKRMRDSIIPLRESMYELITYSSNSPKQVELAFFNGESITITTGNLRGVLWGHDGSMAFRIEQEHFDRDGFEINLTTYYWPGALEAYKLTSDVLVLVNAMKQGNNNPKLPKMLNQKVAELKDALEVTVVSREVITNPDYKKLPPSDPITPIDPINPEPLKNSIKGVDGGTLTPTESSSNQIPVIPADEIMKIASDPGSLEGILKVDDIEVKPLTSGPNYVNYRVIVHMHTENNAVKNVKINLHDYSTGRSDSETISQIDPYIDYNWESKTFSTSIRNENGKLTATGEIEITYTPECDKSPLGSREDAPILSSCSARTITEQYSATFDLSSSVDWNLVGIKIETSSDDITEGDSVTYKVVVENKNNVALNGVDYSVVIPYSDSGSWKYSGTVDVPANEEVTIIKKTVTYEEAGTYVASASIKWDGNSKSVKKSVTVNSETISMNVDFSPNNPTEGDSVEFDVSLKNPTSTSRTVTVKLFIDGVEKSSRTVTLHGGDSMIVTLTWTAQAGEHDWRIEAWEDGKLEDSRSGTIRVISESDPCPEGEYWTAWLEVSPTEMVGEGKVHVKVMASYCSALPDVGGDTIDLLYLGGSVYLDGKEIHSFDTNANGNYLLVGRTRVIDEFDWPVSVGNHNITLKIKNISGLLDYIKTKTDSVSVRVSPLEYSLELTEISCSGLNFNFKASRLYTQGSYVSSLECTLKFRNVNDVPVHITELSTEISVSPPDLEEAVPDHTTVSVNEDVKPGEFITIQIQDRTVTTDRQMLLRVDGTTATLYLDYTVEGMINGVSKIVVKGIAESTLRLSVNQGIVYADVTADLLLLIEGPKVSSKLTKWFPVIDKIPGGDAILSFISGQPIKNFILSKISEHQG
- a CDS encoding sugar phosphate isomerase/epimerase family protein, which gives rise to MEIGVTVYPHFVTKDKTLASVLADVKIKNYDFVSIFPHTLGLIKNGVVVEKKLRNVETTLRGVGIDYIVRMPTSVNLRDHIYYTRHFRVARAIADVAIKLGAKVIVMQSGRTGRLDLEIEAIQQLADMVHPFDIKIALENTFSVKDTLYVVENVNRENVGFALDVAHAFLSAQGDADKLLEDVKLGTDKTIILMIHDNFGKLFPQVEPEDALAYGVGDLHLLPGEGNIPFGKVLRLFGEVPLLLKVKNPEKFAKVPTKQGLIELLTSL
- the sppA gene encoding signal peptide peptidase SppA, translated to MRENIWKYVSAVLVLLLAVSSVAVVLLYMQASELKSYTPSNVTPVVVETSLNSTCNETSYLLQIDELQRQVEFLKAQLRELNRPEGNTTIAVVPIFGLIDDYTALQVVPLLRKVAENDSIGGVVLWIESPGGYIGPVREIYSTVKKLNLIKPVVAYTGGIAASGGYYIAVAAEKIVADPLAEVGSIGVIYVHYDLQKNYEMNGIKVDVFKTGPYKDMGAEWRGLSDDEREMIADSIDTYFQAFLQVVSDGRGMPLNETRLYATGRTWFAMNVTGSLVDETGDIDRAIAVLSEELNVTKPRVVIYGSGGASNFGIFGSTALLLDPRYVNAYLKP
- a CDS encoding PH1570 family protein, yielding MLCEERLEVFENGFEDGRFKLRVEFYGGDARRLLLAVIRELYLSDYGEDYVYPFECAKEFWGIYMDPSEIAAGDFRPNPIKFLNRAVLDRLEKALRETKAPEEIVESINLERAEVHKLKKGLLALGKNFLLDERGYLIIFSKPSARELILKYLGMLDGD
- a CDS encoding AI-2E family transporter codes for the protein MEIEAAVWIVISVLVLYLVWETVSPILSPLILAVTLAYILYPFHERLARRVGNRISAFTITGVLTVLTFLFIIGFALWINDVKQSLAYYINAFFQWLLDFHLPLALYELIQRLAEDIPRRFEEYVLGYTYSLPKLSLQAIVMVFAFYGILVNTRAIREEVYALLPRDNRELAIKLLESAGRTLHSILRGWLAVSVLKGAAIAVGFYIFAVADAGGAIAVGIFTIIFELLPVLGGWITWLAGSVYLFTIGNWISAVGLAIYGAAFVSPLPDYLLRSRLGERETGVNALISLVGIFGGYIAFGFVGIIIGPVALSLLSTLLEEWKKTREATMA